The Corallococcus caeni genome includes a region encoding these proteins:
- a CDS encoding PEGA domain-containing protein has protein sequence MKNQKTWIAVILLGTVAVNAGAYLMVRSRKAAQPEPVATRPPVPTPDVAPPPPPVAAPPSEDANAGLVRALRASGLAALEDRDYDRAVAQFTEALKLRPNDKDSDLTRLLGIATDLRSRDQGHAAQAPTPREPSPGRATPRTRAAKLAAARAAREQQAAQAGPQEEAKGGLLLVTSTPPGLVVMVDGRAVDLTPARLPVSAGTHRVVLAQGERRLYEETVEVDADAVRSLNRDLTAELTPAAPKPAAVPVAAVVPASPPAASAAPAGGPVAPAHTPEPTPPPEPSVAKAAVAQRGDLEVTSPGLYGEVWINGRPYGFPPISAQALPSGPARVEVRVNGEVKRRMTVEVEPGRSTRVRVK, from the coding sequence GTGAAGAATCAGAAGACCTGGATCGCCGTCATCCTGCTGGGCACCGTGGCCGTGAACGCCGGGGCGTACCTGATGGTCCGCTCGCGCAAGGCCGCGCAGCCGGAGCCCGTCGCCACGCGGCCCCCCGTCCCCACGCCCGACGTGGCCCCGCCGCCGCCGCCCGTGGCGGCGCCGCCGTCGGAGGACGCGAACGCGGGGCTCGTGCGGGCGCTGCGCGCGTCGGGGCTGGCCGCGCTGGAGGACCGCGACTACGACCGCGCGGTGGCGCAGTTCACCGAGGCGCTCAAGCTGCGCCCGAACGACAAGGACAGCGACCTCACGCGCCTGCTGGGCATCGCCACCGACCTGCGCTCGCGCGACCAGGGGCATGCCGCGCAGGCGCCCACGCCGCGGGAGCCGTCGCCGGGCCGCGCGACGCCCCGCACGCGCGCCGCGAAGCTCGCCGCCGCGCGGGCCGCCCGTGAGCAGCAGGCCGCGCAGGCCGGTCCCCAGGAAGAGGCGAAGGGCGGGCTGCTGCTGGTGACGTCCACGCCGCCGGGGCTGGTGGTGATGGTGGATGGCAGGGCCGTGGACCTGACGCCCGCGCGGCTGCCGGTGTCCGCGGGCACGCACCGCGTGGTGCTCGCGCAGGGCGAGCGCCGCCTGTACGAGGAGACGGTGGAGGTGGACGCGGACGCGGTGCGCTCGCTCAACCGCGACCTCACCGCGGAGCTGACGCCCGCCGCGCCGAAGCCGGCCGCGGTGCCCGTGGCGGCGGTGGTCCCCGCCTCGCCCCCCGCCGCGAGCGCGGCGCCCGCGGGGGGGCCCGTCGCGCCCGCCCACACGCCGGAGCCCACGCCGCCGCCGGAGCCGTCCGTGGCGAAGGCCGCCGTGGCGCAGCGGGGCGACCTGGAGGTGACGTCGCCGGGGCTCTACGGCGAGGTGTGGATCAACGGCCGGCCGTATGGCTTTCCGCCCATCTCCGCGCAGGCGCTGCCGTCAGGCCCCGCGCGCGTGGAGGTCCGCGTCAACGGCGAGGTGAAGCGGCGCATGACGGTGGAGGTGGAGCCGGGCCGCAGCACCCGCGTGCGCGTGAAGTGA
- a CDS encoding serine/threonine-protein kinase has product MDRVDTATPPPAAPGVDSRFGKYRMVQRLAAGGMAHIFLATLDGPDGFSKACVIKRILPEYANLEPFARMFADEAKVAALLTHPNIVQVFDFGKIDGQYYLAMEWIQGQSLDRIMRHAAASNMPLGPRVTVDVGIAMSDALTYAHAKTLSDGTPLKLVHRDITPGNVLVSRDGIVKLADFGIVKSSVNLERTVAGVVKGKYAYMSPEQITNRELDHRSDLYSLGIVLYELSTGRRLFKRDTMEATIVAASQGDVPPPSQVAPGFPPELERILLKLLAKDPAQRHQTARELHDELERYRTAQHWTSGGRELATLMATLFPPDASGRVSTAVAVPGSMPGSSSLVGSGVSSAPPAMVPEHAVDLQESSALVPTGVLPRSTGTGSTTGVIPAPEQVAAPGAFPWGLAAAAGVALVGSAVFWLFIA; this is encoded by the coding sequence TTGGACAGGGTTGATACCGCGACGCCTCCGCCGGCCGCACCCGGAGTGGACAGCCGCTTCGGGAAGTACCGCATGGTGCAGCGGCTGGCCGCGGGCGGCATGGCGCACATCTTCCTTGCGACGCTGGACGGGCCGGACGGCTTCTCCAAGGCGTGCGTCATCAAGCGCATCCTGCCGGAGTACGCGAACCTGGAGCCCTTCGCGCGGATGTTCGCGGACGAGGCGAAGGTGGCGGCGCTGCTCACGCACCCGAACATCGTGCAGGTGTTCGACTTCGGGAAGATCGACGGCCAGTACTACCTGGCGATGGAGTGGATCCAGGGCCAGTCGTTGGACCGCATCATGCGGCACGCGGCGGCGTCGAACATGCCGCTGGGCCCGCGCGTGACGGTGGACGTGGGCATCGCGATGTCGGACGCGCTGACGTACGCGCACGCGAAGACGCTGTCGGACGGAACGCCGCTGAAGCTGGTGCACCGGGACATCACGCCGGGCAACGTGCTGGTGTCGCGCGACGGCATCGTGAAGCTGGCGGACTTCGGCATCGTGAAGAGCTCCGTGAACCTGGAGCGCACGGTGGCCGGGGTGGTGAAGGGCAAGTACGCGTACATGTCCCCGGAGCAGATCACCAACCGGGAGCTGGACCACCGCTCGGACCTGTATTCGCTGGGCATCGTCCTCTACGAGCTGTCCACGGGGCGCCGGCTGTTCAAGCGCGACACGATGGAGGCCACCATCGTGGCCGCGTCGCAGGGGGACGTGCCGCCGCCGTCGCAGGTGGCGCCGGGCTTCCCGCCGGAGCTGGAGCGCATCCTGCTCAAGCTGCTCGCGAAGGACCCGGCGCAGCGCCACCAGACGGCGCGCGAGCTGCACGACGAGCTGGAGCGCTACCGCACGGCGCAGCACTGGACGTCCGGCGGCCGGGAGCTGGCGACGCTGATGGCCACGCTCTTCCCGCCGGATGCCTCCGGCCGGGTGTCCACCGCGGTGGCGGTGCCGGGCTCCATGCCGGGCTCCTCCAGCCTGGTGGGCTCGGGCGTCTCCAGCGCGCCGCCGGCCATGGTGCCGGAGCACGCGGTGGACCTCCAGGAGTCCAGCGCGCTGGTGCCCACCGGCGTGCTGCCCCGGAGCACCGGGACGGGGTCCACCACGGGCGTCATCCCGGCGCCGGAGCAGGTGGCCGCGCCCGGAGCGTTCCCCTGGGGGCTGGCCGCCGCGGCGGGCGTCGCGCTGGTGGGCAGCGCGGTGTTCTGGCTGTTCATCGCGTGA
- a CDS encoding MFS transporter encodes MATPSSDAPSPLAAPRPLSAQDVRTLGLAALGGALEFYDFIIFVFFTGVMGRLFFPPETADWLRQLQTFGLFAAGYLARPLGGIVMAHFGDRTGRKRMFTLSVFLMSVPTLCMGLLPTYATAGYAAPLLLLTLRLLQGAAVGGEVPGAWVFVSEHVPEQRVGLACGTLTSGLTLGILLGSLVATAVNTVFTPEQVMAYGWRVPFVVGGVFGFLAVFLRRWLQETPVFEEMRQKKALVKELPLKAALRGHGPAVVVSMLFTWVLTAGIVVVILMTPTLMQQLHGIPPARALAANSVATLTLTVGCVCYGLLADRLGATRAMGIGAGVLLVAAQLFYRGVASSPEHLVPLYAGVGFCVGVAGVVPAVMVQAFPPAVRFSGLSFSYNVAYALFGGLTPLAVTLAMKESPLAPAHYVSGVCAVGLVVALLRFRGFTASEAAPPPTPSR; translated from the coding sequence ATGGCGACCCCCTCCTCCGACGCCCCGTCCCCGCTGGCCGCTCCCCGTCCCCTGTCCGCCCAGGACGTCCGCACCCTGGGCCTGGCGGCGCTGGGGGGCGCGCTGGAGTTCTACGACTTCATCATCTTCGTGTTCTTCACGGGGGTGATGGGGCGGCTGTTCTTCCCCCCGGAGACGGCGGACTGGCTGCGGCAGCTGCAGACGTTCGGGCTGTTCGCGGCGGGCTACCTGGCGCGGCCGCTGGGCGGCATCGTGATGGCGCACTTCGGGGACCGGACCGGGCGCAAGCGGATGTTCACGCTGAGCGTCTTCCTGATGTCGGTGCCCACGCTGTGCATGGGCCTGCTGCCCACGTACGCCACCGCGGGGTACGCGGCGCCGCTGCTGCTGCTCACGCTGCGGCTGCTCCAGGGCGCGGCGGTGGGTGGGGAGGTGCCGGGCGCGTGGGTCTTCGTCTCCGAGCACGTGCCGGAGCAGCGCGTGGGGCTGGCGTGCGGGACGCTCACCTCCGGGCTCACGCTGGGCATCCTGCTGGGGTCGCTGGTGGCCACCGCGGTCAACACCGTCTTCACGCCGGAGCAGGTGATGGCGTACGGCTGGCGCGTGCCCTTCGTCGTGGGCGGCGTGTTCGGCTTCCTCGCCGTGTTCCTGCGCCGCTGGCTCCAGGAGACGCCCGTCTTCGAGGAGATGCGTCAGAAGAAGGCGCTGGTGAAGGAGCTGCCGCTCAAGGCCGCGCTCCGGGGCCACGGGCCCGCCGTCGTCGTGTCCATGCTGTTCACCTGGGTGCTGACGGCGGGCATCGTGGTGGTCATCCTGATGACGCCCACGTTGATGCAGCAGCTGCACGGCATCCCGCCCGCGCGGGCGCTGGCGGCCAACAGCGTGGCCACGCTCACGCTCACCGTGGGCTGCGTCTGCTACGGGCTGCTGGCGGACCGGCTGGGGGCCACGCGGGCCATGGGCATCGGGGCGGGCGTGCTGCTCGTGGCCGCGCAGCTGTTCTACCGGGGCGTGGCGAGTTCCCCCGAGCACCTGGTGCCGCTCTACGCGGGCGTGGGGTTCTGCGTGGGCGTCGCGGGCGTGGTGCCCGCCGTGATGGTGCAGGCCTTCCCCCCGGCGGTGCGCTTCTCCGGCCTGTCGTTCTCCTACAACGTGGCCTACGCGCTGTTCGGCGGCCTCACGCCGCTGGCCGTCACGCTGGCCATGAAAGAGAGCCCGCTCGCGCCCGCGCACTACGTCTCCGGCGTCTGCGCGGTGGGACTCGTGGTGGCGCTGCTGCGCTTCCGGGGCTTCACCGCCAGCGAGGCGGCCCCTCCGCCCACGCCCTCCCGCTGA
- a CDS encoding ATPase domain-containing protein: MPSSESALFQSGIPSFDVLLGGGIPPRQSFIVTGTPGSGKTVLCSQVAFMAAARGIPVVLATVTSEPHDKLMGALSSFEFFKPDVLGEKLFIISAYSALKRGPKEARDLLLQTVRERGAAMLFIDGLRSIRDLWQDEARLREFLYELGIGLAASNCIGLFTTEYPLERLMALPEATTVDGIVSLSVQVHGSRRVRRVEVVKLRGRPHLTGEHTMTIHEGGVEFIPRLEAVPLEFRDEPPTLKRKGFGLPELDALMHGGLPELSTTMLAGSMGIGKTLLATHFAADAARHGERALFVSFFDAPAMLMARAKRVGLDVDPLLGEGRLTLRYVPPMEFEADVLVRDILRQVDALKVQRLVLDGLTDLELSIIDPGRRRTFLASLAMRLRMRGVTSLFTREVPKIVGTELDFNDAPVAILGENLLLLRYVELHGQMHRIMSVLKMRDSEYSPDLREFQIKDTGVKVLAPVRSAVGLLTGQARPLGTTVGGLGE, encoded by the coding sequence ATGCCCAGCAGTGAGTCCGCCCTCTTCCAGAGCGGCATTCCCAGTTTCGACGTCCTCCTGGGCGGAGGCATCCCTCCGCGCCAGTCCTTCATCGTCACCGGTACGCCCGGGTCCGGGAAGACGGTGCTGTGCAGTCAGGTGGCCTTCATGGCCGCCGCGCGCGGTATTCCCGTGGTGCTGGCGACCGTCACCTCGGAGCCGCACGACAAGTTGATGGGGGCCCTGTCCAGCTTCGAGTTCTTCAAGCCGGACGTGCTGGGCGAGAAGCTCTTCATCATCAGCGCCTACTCCGCGCTCAAGCGGGGCCCGAAGGAGGCGCGGGACCTGCTCCTGCAGACGGTGCGCGAGCGCGGCGCAGCCATGCTCTTCATCGACGGGCTGCGCTCCATCCGGGACCTCTGGCAGGACGAGGCGCGGCTGCGCGAGTTCCTCTACGAGCTGGGCATCGGCCTGGCGGCCAGCAACTGCATCGGCCTGTTCACCACGGAGTATCCGCTGGAGCGGCTGATGGCGCTGCCGGAGGCCACCACGGTGGACGGCATCGTGTCCCTGTCCGTCCAGGTCCACGGCTCGCGCCGCGTGCGCCGGGTGGAGGTGGTGAAGCTGCGCGGCCGGCCCCACCTGACGGGCGAGCACACCATGACCATCCACGAGGGGGGCGTGGAGTTCATCCCGCGCCTGGAGGCCGTCCCGCTGGAGTTCCGGGACGAGCCGCCCACGCTCAAGCGCAAGGGCTTCGGGCTGCCGGAGCTGGATGCGCTGATGCACGGAGGGCTCCCGGAGCTCAGCACGACGATGCTCGCGGGGAGCATGGGCATTGGCAAGACGCTGCTGGCCACGCACTTCGCCGCGGACGCCGCGCGCCACGGCGAGCGGGCGCTCTTCGTCTCCTTCTTCGACGCGCCGGCCATGCTCATGGCGCGCGCCAAGCGCGTGGGGCTGGACGTGGATCCCCTGCTGGGCGAGGGGCGGCTGACGCTGCGGTACGTGCCCCCCATGGAGTTCGAGGCGGACGTGCTCGTGCGGGACATCCTGCGGCAGGTGGACGCGCTCAAGGTCCAGCGGCTGGTGCTGGACGGGCTCACCGACCTGGAGCTGTCCATCATCGACCCCGGACGGCGGCGCACCTTCCTGGCCTCGCTCGCGATGCGGCTGCGGATGCGGGGAGTCACCTCGCTCTTCACCCGCGAGGTGCCGAAGATCGTGGGCACGGAGCTGGACTTCAACGACGCGCCGGTCGCCATCCTGGGAGAGAACCTGCTGCTGCTGCGCTACGTGGAGCTGCACGGTCAGATGCACCGCATCATGTCCGTGCTCAAGATGCGGGACAGCGAGTACTCCCCCGACCTGCGAGAGTTCCAGATCAAGGACACCGGCGTGAAGGTGCTCGCCCCGGTGCGCTCCGCGGTAGGACTGTTGACAGGCCAGGCCCGCCCGCTGGGGACCACCGTGGGAGGGCTGGGTGAATGA
- a CDS encoding ATP-binding response regulator, which translates to MSLVLIAEDEEALLEVFSEVVEDLGHRVIRAHNGEEALLLARTETPDLVVSDHMMPRRTGMQLLHAMRSEPTLSDVPFLLLSAARPQGREAAQTFLAKPVDLSTFEQAVSSALKYRVEQRTDAAPAARDASGSVSLAREEMLNWVAHELKTPLSSARLNTQLLLRKVQKRGIDDERRSAEAVLRQLDRMNGLVTSILDASRLADGKLELKLQPTALAPFLQELIQEWRELQPDMDFTFHDGEPLEPLLLDAERLRQVLNNLLSNAVKYSGTSRHVEMGVTLNPGLVLIHVRDWGVGIPASALPHVFDRFQRADEDRERGHGLGLFIAAALAKLHGGSLSARSTLGEGSTFTLRLPRRN; encoded by the coding sequence ATGAGCCTGGTCCTCATCGCGGAGGATGAAGAGGCGCTCCTGGAGGTCTTCTCCGAGGTGGTGGAGGACCTGGGCCACCGGGTCATCCGCGCGCACAACGGCGAGGAGGCCCTGCTGCTGGCGCGCACGGAGACGCCGGACCTGGTGGTCAGCGACCACATGATGCCCCGGCGCACCGGCATGCAGCTGTTGCACGCCATGCGCTCCGAGCCGACCCTTTCGGACGTGCCGTTCCTGCTGTTGAGCGCGGCGCGCCCCCAGGGGCGTGAAGCGGCCCAGACCTTCCTCGCGAAGCCGGTGGACCTGAGCACCTTCGAGCAGGCCGTGAGCAGCGCGCTCAAGTACCGCGTGGAGCAACGGACGGACGCCGCCCCGGCCGCGCGCGATGCGTCCGGTTCGGTGAGCCTGGCGCGCGAGGAGATGCTCAACTGGGTGGCGCACGAGCTGAAGACGCCGCTCTCCTCCGCGCGGCTCAACACGCAGCTCTTGCTGCGCAAGGTGCAGAAGCGCGGCATCGACGACGAGCGCCGCTCCGCGGAGGCCGTCCTGCGCCAGTTGGATCGGATGAACGGGCTGGTGACGTCCATCCTGGACGCCTCCCGGCTGGCGGACGGCAAGCTGGAGCTGAAGCTACAGCCCACGGCGCTGGCGCCCTTCCTCCAGGAGCTCATCCAGGAGTGGCGCGAGCTCCAGCCGGACATGGACTTCACCTTCCACGACGGCGAGCCGCTGGAGCCCCTGCTGCTGGACGCGGAGCGGCTGCGCCAGGTGCTCAACAACCTGCTGTCCAACGCGGTGAAGTACAGCGGCACGTCGCGCCACGTGGAGATGGGCGTCACGCTCAACCCGGGCCTCGTCCTCATCCACGTGCGCGACTGGGGCGTGGGCATCCCCGCCAGCGCCCTGCCCCACGTCTTCGACCGCTTCCAGCGCGCGGACGAGGACCGCGAGCGCGGCCACGGCCTGGGCCTCTTCATCGCCGCCGCCCTGGCGAAGCTGCACGGCGGCTCGCTCTCCGCCCGCTCCACCCTGGGCGAGGGCTCCACCTTCACCCTCCGTCTGCCCCGGCGGAACTGA
- a CDS encoding MFS transporter: MSTPPSSRLSSLRVLKHHDFALLWGGAALSNIGTWMEVLALGVYVTKVTGRAEWTGGVAALTFLPAIVLAPLGGALGDRFDRRRAVGVGALVQLVLAGVLAALAFTGGLTVRWVAVVSFLNGCAVTLFTPAYSALIAVSVPKEDLHSALSLNAAQNNLGRICGPALGALVIAHADVAWALLINTLSFGAVLLSLTRVRATAAGKPADFGGLWAGILQGFRVALADEALVVALGGTLAIAVCIAPFTALAPVMAIQVFQLDAGATSVLVTAQGVGSLVAALGAGALADRMGKARLLEVGLLLIGPTAAAYWLSPSLPVAAVAVMALGALYMLTLTGLSALCLARVSTELQARIASLSTMLLFVGFTVGVWVQGALGDRWGIRWVTASAALGFFVLAVLRRALRSRGFAAFEV, translated from the coding sequence GTGTCCACGCCTCCATCGTCCCGCCTGTCCTCGCTGCGCGTGCTGAAGCACCACGACTTCGCCTTGCTGTGGGGCGGGGCGGCGCTGTCGAACATCGGCACGTGGATGGAGGTGCTGGCGCTGGGCGTGTACGTGACGAAGGTCACGGGGCGGGCGGAGTGGACGGGGGGCGTGGCGGCGCTGACGTTCCTGCCGGCCATCGTGCTGGCGCCGCTGGGAGGAGCGCTGGGGGACCGGTTCGACCGGCGCCGGGCGGTGGGCGTGGGGGCGCTGGTGCAGCTGGTGCTCGCGGGCGTGCTGGCGGCGCTGGCCTTCACGGGCGGGCTGACGGTGCGCTGGGTGGCGGTCGTGTCCTTCCTCAACGGCTGCGCGGTGACGCTCTTCACGCCCGCGTACTCCGCGCTCATCGCCGTGTCGGTGCCGAAGGAGGACCTGCACAGCGCGCTCAGCCTCAACGCCGCGCAGAACAACCTGGGGCGCATCTGCGGGCCCGCGCTGGGGGCGCTCGTCATCGCCCACGCGGACGTGGCGTGGGCGCTGCTCATCAACACGCTGTCCTTTGGCGCGGTGCTGCTGTCGCTCACGCGCGTGCGGGCCACCGCGGCGGGGAAGCCGGCGGACTTCGGCGGGCTGTGGGCGGGCATCCTCCAGGGGTTCCGGGTCGCGCTCGCGGACGAAGCGCTGGTGGTGGCGCTGGGCGGCACGCTGGCCATCGCGGTGTGCATCGCGCCCTTCACGGCGCTGGCGCCGGTGATGGCCATCCAGGTGTTCCAGCTGGACGCGGGCGCGACGTCGGTGCTCGTCACCGCGCAGGGCGTGGGCTCGCTGGTGGCGGCGCTGGGCGCGGGGGCGCTCGCGGACCGGATGGGCAAGGCCCGGCTGCTGGAGGTGGGCCTGCTGCTGATTGGTCCGACGGCGGCGGCGTACTGGCTGTCGCCGTCGCTGCCGGTCGCGGCCGTCGCGGTGATGGCGCTGGGCGCCCTCTACATGCTGACGCTCACGGGGCTGTCCGCGCTGTGCCTGGCCCGCGTGTCCACCGAGCTCCAGGCGCGCATCGCCAGCCTGAGCACGATGCTGCTCTTCGTGGGCTTCACGGTGGGCGTGTGGGTGCAGGGCGCGCTGGGGGACCGCTGGGGCATCCGGTGGGTCACCGCGAGCGCGGCCCTGGGGTTCTTCGTCCTCGCCGTGCTGCGGCGCGCCCTGCGCTCGCGCGGCTTCGCCGCCTTCGAAGTGTAA